One genomic region from Microcella humidisoli encodes:
- the rsgA gene encoding ribosome small subunit-dependent GTPase A, with protein MSWLPPDDDDPYEQYDESLIRARPNPKANRPRSKQRPAHENAVVGRVVTVDRGRYLCLVDESGPDEREVISTRARELRTSAIVTGDQVDLVGDASGVEGSLARIVRIHERRTLLRRSADDTDAVERIIVANADQLLIVVAAANPEPRPRLVDRYLVAAFDAGIEPLLVMTKTDLADPAPFLAQFRGLELRVVTSRSDAPPVDELRAMLHDRTTVAVGHSGVGKSTLVNALVPDARRATGVVNAVTGRGRHTSSSTVSLRLSGGGWIIDTPGVRSFGLGHVDPDNILRSFGDLAEIGASCPRGCTHLPDAPDCELVERAAAGELGEFGAERLDSLQRLLTTLMTPSGRTGADTLRP; from the coding sequence GTGAGCTGGCTGCCGCCCGACGACGACGACCCGTACGAGCAGTACGACGAGTCGCTCATCCGGGCGCGGCCCAACCCGAAGGCCAACCGCCCGCGCTCGAAGCAGCGCCCCGCGCACGAGAACGCTGTTGTCGGCCGGGTCGTCACGGTCGACCGCGGCCGCTACCTCTGCCTCGTCGACGAGAGCGGCCCCGACGAGCGCGAGGTCATCTCGACGCGCGCGCGCGAGCTGCGCACGAGCGCGATCGTCACGGGCGACCAGGTCGACCTCGTGGGCGACGCGAGCGGGGTCGAGGGCTCCCTCGCCCGCATCGTGCGCATCCACGAGCGGCGCACGCTGCTGCGCCGCAGTGCCGATGACACCGACGCCGTCGAGCGCATCATCGTGGCGAATGCCGACCAGTTGCTCATCGTCGTCGCGGCCGCGAACCCCGAGCCGCGGCCGCGCCTCGTCGACCGCTACCTCGTCGCGGCCTTCGACGCGGGCATCGAGCCGCTGCTCGTCATGACCAAGACCGACCTCGCCGACCCGGCCCCGTTTCTCGCGCAGTTTCGCGGGCTCGAGCTGCGCGTCGTCACGAGTCGCTCCGATGCCCCACCCGTCGATGAGCTGCGCGCGATGCTGCACGACCGCACGACCGTGGCGGTCGGGCATTCGGGCGTCGGCAAGTCGACCCTCGTGAACGCGCTGGTTCCGGATGCCCGGCGCGCGACGGGCGTCGTGAACGCCGTCACCGGCCGCGGCCGACACACCTCCTCGTCGACCGTGTCGCTGCGACTGTCCGGCGGTGGATGGATCATCGACACCCCCGGCGTGCGCTCGTTCGGCCTGGGCCACGTCGACCCCGACAACATCCTGCGCTCGTTCGGCGACCTCGCCGAGATCGGCGCGAGCTGCCCGCGCGGCTGCACCCACTTGCCCGACGCGCCCGACTGCGAGCTCGTCGAGCGGGCCGCGGCCGGAGAGCTCGGCGAATTCGGTGCCGAGCGGCTGGACTCGCTGCAGCGCCTGCTGACGACGCTCATGACCCCGAGTGGGCGAACCGGCGCCGATACGCTGAGACCGTGA
- a CDS encoding inositol monophosphatase family protein — MSPASDHAVDLAADLALALDLADRADAVSLDRFRALDLAVTTKPDRTPVTDADQAVERAIREGLATERPTDGILGEEYGTAEGTGAGIHRQWIIDPIDGTANFLRGVPIWGTLIALAVDGVPVVGVVSAPALGQRWWAARGLGAHAAVQGGAPRRLSVSGVRELGDAVLSYNSLPGWDDAGRLTQIIDLTRAVWRARAIGDMWSYMLVAEGAIDIAGEFDLQPYDMAALQPIVEEAGGRFSSVDGEAGPWHGSALATNGLLHDEVLRRLQPE; from the coding sequence GTGAGCCCCGCATCCGACCACGCTGTCGACCTCGCCGCTGACCTCGCGCTCGCCCTCGATCTGGCCGACCGCGCGGATGCGGTCTCGCTCGATCGGTTCCGTGCCCTCGATCTCGCGGTCACCACGAAGCCCGACCGCACGCCGGTCACCGACGCCGATCAGGCCGTCGAGCGCGCGATCCGCGAGGGGCTGGCCACGGAGCGCCCCACTGACGGGATCCTCGGCGAGGAGTACGGCACGGCCGAGGGCACGGGCGCCGGTATCCATCGCCAGTGGATCATCGACCCGATCGACGGCACCGCCAACTTCCTGCGCGGCGTCCCGATCTGGGGAACCCTGATCGCGCTCGCCGTCGACGGGGTCCCCGTCGTCGGCGTCGTGAGCGCTCCGGCGCTCGGGCAGCGATGGTGGGCGGCCCGCGGACTCGGCGCCCACGCGGCAGTGCAGGGGGGCGCTCCGCGTCGACTGTCGGTCAGTGGCGTGCGCGAGCTGGGCGACGCGGTGCTGAGCTACAACAGCCTGCCGGGCTGGGACGATGCCGGGCGACTGACGCAGATCATCGACCTCACCCGAGCGGTCTGGCGCGCCCGGGCCATCGGCGACATGTGGTCGTACATGCTCGTGGCCGAGGGCGCGATCGACATCGCCGGCGAGTTCGACCTGCAGCCCTACGACATGGCGGCGCTGCAGCCGATCGTCGAAGAGGCCGGCGGGCGCTTCAGCTCGGTCGACGGCGAAGCCGGGCCGTGGCACGGAAGTGCTCTCGCGACCAACGGCCTGCTGCACGATGAGGTGTTGCGACGGCTCCAGCCTGAGTAG
- a CDS encoding septum formation family protein yields MTIVSSAPWTRALAIASIATAAVALSGCSILEQFTGGGNATRDDSGEVVEGNDNTDVFTLQVGDCLNDATASETVETIPTVPCAEPHDSEIYASIILEGDTFPGSEAVIAEADAACLEAFPGFAGIEYADSQYYYSYYFPTEGSWAGGDREILCTIYDEAGQVTGSLENIGR; encoded by the coding sequence GTGACCATCGTCTCCTCCGCGCCCTGGACGCGCGCCCTCGCCATCGCCAGCATTGCGACAGCCGCGGTCGCCCTCAGCGGCTGCAGCATCCTCGAGCAGTTCACGGGCGGCGGCAACGCCACGCGCGACGACAGCGGCGAGGTCGTCGAGGGCAACGACAACACCGACGTCTTCACCCTCCAGGTCGGCGACTGCCTCAACGACGCCACGGCCTCGGAGACCGTCGAGACCATCCCGACCGTGCCCTGCGCCGAGCCGCACGACAGCGAGATCTACGCGTCGATCATTCTCGAGGGCGACACCTTCCCCGGCAGCGAGGCCGTCATCGCCGAGGCCGATGCCGCCTGCCTCGAGGCCTTCCCCGGCTTCGCGGGCATCGAGTACGCCGACTCGCAGTACTACTACAGCTACTACTTCCCCACCGAGGGCAGCTGGGCTGGTGGCGACCGCGAGATCCTCTGCACGATCTACGACGAGGCTGGCCAGGTCACGGGTTCGCTCGAGAACATCGGTCGCTGA
- a CDS encoding septum formation family protein: protein MTHSTRWRPIATLAIGAAVVALSACTALGPIVPDDEPVRDDDGRIIEPNEQTDAFALQVGDCLDDASATGEVQTVPTVPCDEPHDSEIYSSHQLGQSAYPGEEVVVDKAEALCLPAFEQFVGEPYLESRFDFSFYYPTDESWANGDREVLCVIYDPDGPVTGSLEGVTD, encoded by the coding sequence ATGACGCACTCGACCCGGTGGCGCCCGATCGCGACGCTCGCGATCGGCGCCGCCGTAGTCGCGCTCAGCGCCTGCACGGCGCTCGGGCCGATCGTTCCCGACGATGAACCCGTGCGCGACGACGACGGGCGCATCATCGAGCCCAATGAGCAGACCGACGCCTTCGCTCTGCAGGTGGGCGACTGCCTCGACGATGCGAGCGCGACGGGCGAGGTGCAGACCGTGCCGACCGTGCCCTGCGACGAGCCGCACGACAGCGAGATCTACTCGTCGCACCAGCTGGGCCAGTCGGCCTACCCGGGCGAGGAGGTCGTGGTCGACAAGGCCGAGGCTCTGTGCCTGCCCGCTTTCGAGCAGTTCGTCGGCGAGCCGTACCTCGAGTCGCGGTTCGACTTCAGCTTCTACTACCCGACCGACGAGAGTTGGGCGAACGGAGACCGTGAGGTGCTCTGCGTGATCTACGACCCCGACGGGCCCGTCACGGGATCGCTCGAGGGCGTCACCGACTAG
- a CDS encoding NAD(P)-dependent alcohol dehydrogenase, whose translation MTTAAPTTATMTAIVQHGYGGPEVLSIDRMPAPSPGPEQVLVRVFAASPDSGTVHLMKGDPYAVRLALGLRTLRQPIIGLAFAGIIEAVGSEVSGFAVGDRVAGSAPAAFAELVVASPAKIARIPDGVSMTDAATLPISAGTALQAVRDSARVQSGQRVLIIGAGGGVGSFMTQLAVAQGARVTGIASAAKAEFVRSLGAERVIDYRATSEPRDWGRFDVIIEAADGRALHVLRRALAERGTLVIVGADKSGGPLLRGADRQLRALLLNPWVRHRLTAVMQRESGDDLSILLEMIAAGSLRAPIDEVVPLERAAEAMDRLARQQTRGKAVIELQAERDR comes from the coding sequence ATGACCACCGCCGCCCCCACCACCGCCACCATGACCGCGATCGTCCAGCACGGCTACGGCGGGCCCGAGGTTCTGAGCATCGACCGGATGCCCGCGCCGAGCCCGGGCCCCGAGCAGGTGCTCGTGCGCGTGTTCGCGGCCAGCCCCGACTCGGGCACCGTGCACCTCATGAAGGGTGATCCGTACGCGGTGCGTCTCGCGCTGGGTCTCCGGACTCTGCGGCAGCCGATCATCGGGCTCGCCTTCGCCGGGATCATCGAGGCGGTCGGCAGCGAGGTGAGCGGCTTCGCGGTCGGCGACCGGGTCGCCGGTTCAGCACCCGCCGCGTTCGCAGAACTCGTCGTGGCCTCGCCGGCGAAGATCGCGCGCATCCCCGACGGCGTCTCGATGACGGATGCGGCGACGCTGCCGATCTCCGCCGGCACGGCTCTGCAGGCGGTGCGCGACAGCGCCCGCGTGCAGTCGGGTCAGCGAGTGCTCATCATCGGTGCAGGGGGCGGGGTCGGATCGTTCATGACGCAACTCGCGGTCGCTCAGGGTGCCCGGGTCACGGGGATCGCGAGTGCCGCCAAGGCAGAGTTCGTGCGGTCGCTCGGTGCCGAGCGAGTGATCGACTACCGTGCCACGAGCGAGCCGCGCGACTGGGGGCGCTTCGACGTCATCATCGAGGCCGCCGACGGCCGTGCGCTGCACGTGCTGCGGCGCGCGCTCGCAGAGCGCGGCACGCTCGTGATCGTGGGCGCCGACAAGTCGGGCGGTCCGCTGCTGCGCGGTGCCGACCGCCAATTGCGTGCCCTGCTGCTCAACCCGTGGGTGCGCCACCGCCTCACGGCGGTCATGCAGCGCGAGAGCGGCGATGACCTCAGCATCCTGCTCGAGATGATCGCCGCGGGCAGCCTGCGCGCTCCGATCGACGAGGTGGTCCCGCTCGAGCGCGCCGCAGAGGCCATGGACCGCCTCGCGCGCCAGCAGACCCGGGGCAAAGCCGTCATCGAGCTGCAGGCCGAGCGCGACCGCTAG
- a CDS encoding helix-turn-helix transcriptional regulator, producing the protein MVKPTRVTNSIRALRFAAGELTQAELAERVGVTRQTIIAIEQGKYSPSLEVAFQIAHALGVRLDEVFSYPTTSTTTTTGAPS; encoded by the coding sequence ATGGTGAAGCCCACGCGCGTGACCAACAGCATCCGTGCCCTCCGCTTCGCCGCTGGCGAGTTGACGCAGGCCGAGCTCGCCGAGCGGGTGGGCGTCACCCGCCAGACCATCATCGCCATCGAGCAGGGCAAGTACTCGCCCTCGCTCGAGGTCGCCTTCCAGATCGCGCACGCACTCGGTGTGCGCCTCGACGAGGTGTTCAGCTACCCCACCACATCCACCACCACCACGACCGGAGCTCCATCATGA
- a CDS encoding EamA family transporter, with translation MSLRHSLLALLVVVIWGANFVIIDAGQQDVPPLLFLALRFLVVCVPAVFFLKPPGIGWRQLLLVGGFLSLGQFALLYLALALGMPPGLASLLLQTQVMFSLVVAALVLRERPTPRQVVGVVLGMAGLALVIVGHAQAAPWLPLIVTLGAALSWSIGNVLARRAQASSGLSLVVWSGLVVPLPALALSLVVDSPPVVWQALTGLSWVAILSTVYTAVFASLIGYGIWNSLLARYPTSAVVPFTLLVPVVGILTAWLVQGEVPSVTEFVGGAIMLTGLAAAVLQPRPALDPPPGVVKKT, from the coding sequence GTGAGCCTGCGGCACTCGCTGCTCGCGCTGCTCGTCGTCGTCATCTGGGGCGCGAACTTCGTCATCATCGACGCCGGGCAGCAGGATGTCCCTCCGCTGCTCTTCCTCGCCCTGCGGTTTCTCGTGGTCTGCGTGCCCGCTGTCTTCTTCCTGAAGCCGCCCGGCATCGGCTGGCGGCAGCTGCTCCTGGTCGGCGGATTCCTCAGCCTCGGGCAGTTCGCCCTGCTCTACCTGGCCCTGGCTCTCGGCATGCCGCCGGGGCTTGCTTCGCTGCTGCTGCAGACCCAGGTCATGTTCTCGCTCGTCGTGGCGGCGCTGGTGCTGCGCGAGCGGCCGACCCCGCGCCAAGTGGTCGGGGTGGTTCTCGGCATGGCGGGCCTTGCGCTCGTGATCGTGGGGCACGCTCAGGCGGCGCCCTGGCTGCCGCTCATCGTGACGCTCGGCGCTGCGCTGTCGTGGTCGATCGGCAATGTGCTGGCGCGTCGGGCGCAGGCGAGCTCGGGGCTGTCGCTCGTCGTGTGGTCGGGCCTCGTCGTCCCCCTGCCGGCGCTCGCCCTCTCGCTTGTCGTCGATTCCCCTCCCGTGGTGTGGCAGGCGCTGACCGGGCTGTCGTGGGTCGCCATTCTCAGCACGGTCTACACGGCCGTCTTCGCGAGCCTCATCGGCTACGGCATCTGGAACTCGCTGCTCGCGCGCTACCCGACGAGCGCTGTGGTGCCGTTCACGCTGCTCGTGCCCGTGGTGGGCATCCTGACCGCGTGGCTCGTGCAGGGCGAGGTGCCCTCGGTGACGGAGTTCGTGGGAGGGGCGATCATGCTCACGGGCTTGGCGGCCGCGGTGCTGCAGCCGCGCCCCGCGCTCGACCCCCCGCCCGGAGTAGTCAAGAAAACTTGA
- a CDS encoding YccF domain-containing protein produces MRTLLNIIWLVLSGFWLFLAYALAALIMFVLIVTIPWGIAAWRIGVYSLWPFGKTVVDKPNAGVWSVLGNIIWVLLAGWWLAIAHVTSAVALAITIIGIPFAWANLKMVPVALLPLGKDIVDQR; encoded by the coding sequence ATGCGCACCCTGCTCAACATCATCTGGCTCGTGCTCTCGGGCTTCTGGCTGTTCCTCGCCTACGCCCTCGCGGCGCTCATCATGTTCGTGCTCATCGTCACGATCCCGTGGGGCATCGCGGCCTGGCGCATCGGCGTGTACTCGCTGTGGCCGTTCGGCAAGACCGTCGTCGACAAGCCGAATGCCGGGGTGTGGTCGGTTCTCGGCAACATCATCTGGGTGCTGCTGGCCGGCTGGTGGCTCGCGATCGCGCACGTGACCTCGGCCGTCGCCCTCGCCATCACGATCATCGGTATTCCGTTCGCGTGGGCGAACCTGAAGATGGTGCCGGTGGCGCTGCTGCCGCTCGGCAAAGACATCGTCGACCAGCGGTGA
- a CDS encoding SIMPL domain-containing protein: protein MTPLTLTVQGTARIELEPERATVRFTVAADGPDRRPVVDAVTASLAAVSALLDERCDAEAGPILAWSVDQVAASAQRPWTNDGSQAPLVHRASTSGRATLLAEATGVAELVDTLAGHGTVAIDALEWSLTDARLAAAQSEVRTLAVGDALGRAQVLAAAVGRSEVVAVALADPGMLDGPSPIPQPRFEKAMAMAMDAGGSGFALRPQPIIIEIAVDARFTA, encoded by the coding sequence ATGACCCCCCTCACCCTCACCGTGCAAGGCACCGCCCGCATCGAGCTCGAGCCCGAGCGGGCCACCGTGCGGTTCACGGTCGCCGCCGATGGCCCCGACCGGCGTCCCGTCGTCGACGCGGTGACCGCGAGCCTCGCCGCGGTCAGTGCCCTGCTCGACGAGCGATGCGACGCCGAGGCCGGACCGATCCTCGCGTGGTCGGTCGACCAGGTCGCGGCGAGCGCGCAGCGACCGTGGACGAACGACGGCAGCCAGGCCCCGCTCGTGCACCGGGCGAGCACGTCGGGGCGGGCGACCCTGCTGGCTGAGGCGACGGGCGTCGCCGAGCTCGTCGACACCCTCGCCGGCCACGGTACGGTCGCGATCGATGCACTCGAGTGGTCGCTGACGGATGCCCGGCTCGCCGCCGCGCAATCCGAGGTGCGCACGCTCGCGGTCGGCGACGCGCTCGGCCGGGCGCAGGTGCTCGCGGCGGCGGTCGGCAGGTCGGAGGTCGTGGCAGTCGCCCTCGCCGACCCCGGCATGCTCGACGGCCCGTCGCCCATCCCCCAGCCGCGGTTCGAGAAAGCCATGGCGATGGCGATGGATGCCGGCGGCTCGGGATTCGCCCTGCGGCCCCAGCCGATCATCATCGAGATCGCGGTCGACGCACGATTCACGGCCTGA
- the smpB gene encoding SsrA-binding protein SmpB: protein MPKEKGEKVVATNRKARHDYTIEDTYEAGLVLSGTEVKSLRMGRASLVDGYGFIDGGEAWLDAVHIPEYTQGTWTNHPPRRKRKMLLHKAQIIKISQKVKEGGYTLVPLRIYFSDGRAKVELAVAKGKKEYDKRHALRERQDKREADRAMRTRNRLGD, encoded by the coding sequence GTGCCGAAGGAGAAGGGCGAGAAGGTCGTCGCGACCAACCGCAAGGCGCGGCACGACTACACGATCGAAGACACCTACGAGGCCGGTCTCGTGCTGAGCGGAACCGAGGTCAAGTCGCTGCGCATGGGTCGCGCGAGCCTCGTCGACGGCTACGGCTTCATCGACGGCGGTGAGGCCTGGCTCGATGCCGTGCATATTCCCGAGTACACGCAGGGCACGTGGACGAACCACCCGCCCCGCCGCAAGCGCAAGATGCTGCTGCACAAGGCGCAGATCATCAAGATCAGCCAGAAGGTCAAAGAGGGCGGCTACACCCTCGTGCCGCTGCGCATCTACTTCAGCGACGGCCGGGCGAAGGTCGAGCTCGCCGTCGCCAAGGGCAAGAAGGAGTACGACAAGCGGCACGCCCTGCGCGAGCGCCAGGACAAGCGCGAAGCCGATCGCGCCATGCGCACGCGCAACCGGCTCGGCGACTAG
- a CDS encoding GNAT family N-acetyltransferase: MVVDPTLTDEWAVSIMSVEGGPRILAVSPPRANAVGVTHGDELEADQVTSALLAAGVALNAPDNIFHVTAAHGRALATEPIRPGVRALTLDDHAAFDRFTADAPDDDVDEAFVELDHWLVFGCFVDGRLVSAASMYPWDGSTLADTGVLTLPAYRGRGHGVATVRALSARALQLGDEPQYRCQVDNVASVSLAQAAGFTLLGTWEVVLPTD; this comes from the coding sequence GTGGTCGTCGATCCGACACTCACCGACGAGTGGGCGGTGTCGATCATGTCGGTTGAGGGTGGTCCCCGCATTCTGGCGGTCTCGCCGCCCCGCGCGAACGCAGTGGGCGTCACGCATGGTGACGAGTTGGAGGCCGACCAGGTCACCTCAGCGCTTCTCGCGGCGGGCGTCGCGCTCAATGCGCCCGACAACATCTTCCACGTCACGGCCGCTCACGGGCGGGCGCTCGCCACGGAACCGATCCGGCCGGGCGTGCGGGCGCTCACGCTCGATGATCACGCCGCGTTTGATCGCTTCACCGCCGATGCGCCCGACGACGACGTCGACGAGGCTTTCGTCGAGCTCGATCACTGGCTCGTCTTCGGCTGCTTTGTCGACGGTCGACTGGTGAGCGCGGCGAGCATGTACCCCTGGGATGGCAGCACACTGGCCGACACGGGGGTGCTCACTCTTCCCGCATACCGAGGCCGTGGTCACGGTGTGGCGACCGTTCGTGCACTGAGTGCCCGGGCGCTGCAGCTCGGGGATGAACCGCAGTATCGCTGCCAGGTCGACAACGTCGCGTCCGTGTCGCTCGCGCAGGCGGCAGGCTTCACACTCCTGGGCACGTGGGAAGTCGTTCTGCCGACGGACTGA
- the ftsX gene encoding permease-like cell division protein FtsX: MRLGLVLGEVGQGLRRNLSMVISVVLVTFISLTFVGAAILLQMQITQMKSYWFDRAQVAVYMCTEFSTVGGCDQQAATPEQVALVEAQLESETLAPFIDTFYFETQQQAYDNFQEQFAGDAVADLITPELLPEAFWVNLIDPTQSAILADALGGLAGVESIVDQRSYLDQIFDILNASSLTAIGIAALMLVAAALLIATTIRLSAFSRRREIGIMRLVGASNRFIQTPFIIEGVVAALLGSVLAGLAVVGIVQFFVQGYLAETLPLTSFVGLSDALLVVPVLLGAGALLAALSANVAITRYLRV; this comes from the coding sequence ATGAGGCTCGGACTCGTGCTCGGCGAGGTCGGTCAGGGCCTGCGTCGCAACCTCAGCATGGTCATCTCGGTCGTGCTCGTCACCTTCATCTCGCTGACCTTCGTGGGTGCGGCCATCCTCCTGCAGATGCAGATCACCCAGATGAAGTCGTACTGGTTCGACCGCGCGCAGGTCGCGGTGTACATGTGCACCGAGTTCTCGACCGTCGGCGGCTGCGACCAGCAGGCCGCCACGCCCGAGCAGGTCGCGCTTGTCGAGGCGCAGCTCGAGAGCGAGACGCTGGCCCCCTTCATCGACACCTTCTACTTCGAGACCCAGCAGCAGGCCTACGACAACTTCCAAGAGCAGTTCGCGGGAGACGCTGTTGCTGACCTCATCACCCCTGAGCTGCTGCCCGAAGCGTTCTGGGTCAACCTCATCGACCCCACGCAGAGCGCGATCCTCGCCGACGCGCTCGGAGGGCTCGCGGGGGTCGAGAGCATCGTCGACCAGCGCAGCTATCTCGACCAGATCTTCGACATCCTCAACGCTTCGAGCCTGACGGCCATCGGCATCGCCGCGCTCATGCTCGTCGCCGCCGCGCTGCTCATCGCCACGACCATCCGGCTCAGCGCGTTCTCGCGCCGCCGCGAGATCGGCATCATGCGTCTTGTCGGCGCATCCAACCGATTCATTCAGACACCGTTCATCATCGAGGGCGTCGTCGCGGCGCTGCTCGGCTCGGTGCTCGCAGGACTCGCCGTCGTCGGCATCGTGCAGTTCTTCGTGCAGGGGTACCTCGCCGAGACCCTGCCGCTCACCTCGTTCGTCGGGCTGTCGGATGCTCTGCTCGTCGTTCCCGTCCTGCTCGGTGCCGGCGCGCTGCTCGCGGCGCTCTCGGCCAACGTCGCCATCACCCGCTACCTGCGCGTCTGA
- the ftsE gene encoding cell division ATP-binding protein FtsE codes for MIRFDEVSKVYRGTARPALNGVSLEILSGEFVFLVGASGSGKSTFLRLVLKEEKPSAGAIHVLGQDLGRISSRKVPYFRRNLGVVFQDFRLLPNKTVFDNVAFTLQVIGKSKGFIHEAVPDALQTVGLDGKAQRFPHELSGGEQQRVAIARAVVNKPAIMLADEPTGNLDPETSAGIMALLERINANGTTVIMATHDAGIVDRLQRRVIEVIGGRIVRDERGGGYKTQANPVVSQGFGMAPSASPYPAPASTGGPS; via the coding sequence ATGATTCGATTCGACGAGGTCTCCAAGGTCTACCGCGGAACAGCGAGGCCGGCGCTCAACGGCGTCAGCCTCGAGATTCTCAGCGGTGAGTTCGTGTTCCTCGTGGGCGCCTCCGGTTCGGGAAAGTCGACCTTCCTGCGCCTCGTGCTCAAAGAGGAGAAGCCGTCGGCCGGAGCGATCCACGTGCTCGGGCAGGATCTCGGCCGCATCTCGAGCCGCAAGGTGCCGTACTTCCGCCGCAACCTCGGCGTCGTCTTCCAAGACTTCCGTCTGCTGCCGAACAAGACGGTCTTCGACAACGTCGCGTTCACGCTGCAGGTCATCGGCAAGAGCAAGGGCTTCATCCACGAGGCGGTTCCCGATGCTCTGCAGACCGTCGGCCTCGACGGAAAGGCGCAGCGTTTCCCGCACGAGCTCTCGGGCGGCGAGCAGCAGCGTGTCGCGATCGCGCGCGCCGTCGTCAACAAGCCCGCGATCATGCTCGCCGACGAGCCCACCGGCAACCTCGACCCCGAGACGAGCGCGGGCATCATGGCGCTGCTGGAGCGCATCAACGCCAACGGCACGACCGTCATCATGGCCACGCACGACGCGGGCATCGTCGACCGGCTGCAGCGGCGCGTGATCGAGGTCATCGGCGGCCGCATCGTGCGCGATGAGCGCGGCGGCGGCTACAAGACGCAGGCCAACCCTGTCGTCAGCCAGGGCTTCGGCATGGCGCCCAGTGCGTCGCCCTACCCGGCACCCGCGAGCACGGGAGGACCGTCATGA
- a CDS encoding VOC family protein — MVSINIVEIPARRLEQARDFYATVFAIELELTEVDGQRMVFFPNDDPAAAAIAITEGDDYRPSGEGIRLYITVDDVEAVLARAVAAGGEIAAEVDVVEGWGAYASFRDLEGTVIGITQPEPDAG; from the coding sequence ATGGTGAGCATCAACATCGTCGAGATCCCCGCGCGTCGCCTCGAGCAGGCGCGCGACTTCTACGCCACGGTCTTCGCGATCGAGCTCGAGCTGACCGAGGTCGACGGCCAGCGCATGGTGTTCTTCCCGAACGATGACCCGGCCGCTGCCGCGATCGCGATCACCGAAGGCGACGACTACAGGCCGAGCGGCGAGGGCATCCGGCTGTACATCACGGTCGACGATGTCGAGGCCGTGCTGGCTCGCGCCGTGGCGGCGGGCGGCGAGATCGCCGCCGAGGTCGACGTCGTCGAGGGCTGGGGCGCGTACGCATCGTTCCGTGACCTCGAGGGCACGGTCATCGGCATCACCCAGCCCGAGCCCGACGCCGGCTAA
- the prfB gene encoding peptide chain release factor 2, protein MIDLDFAERIAAARSTFADIRAVVDVDRLEADIAVLNEQAGAPDLWDDTANAQKVTSALSHRQSELKRITELQAKLDDLDVLIEMAREADDDDAAAEAASELDDIEKALADMEVQTLLDGEYDARPAVVTIRAGAGGVDAADFADMLLRMYLRWAEQHKYSTTVMDISYAEEAGIKSATFEVDAPHAFGILSVEAGTHRLVRMSPFGAAGKRQTSFAAVEVIPLLEESAEIEVPESDIRVDVFRSSGPGGQSVNTTDSAVRITHLPTGLVVSMQNEKSQIQNRAAAMRVLQSRLLIMQKEQEAATKKELAGTITASWGDQMRSYVLAPYQMVKDLRTEHEVNNPSAVFDGDLDGFIAAGIKWRKQRPVD, encoded by the coding sequence ATGATCGATCTGGATTTCGCCGAGCGCATCGCCGCCGCCCGCAGCACCTTCGCCGACATCCGCGCCGTCGTTGACGTCGACCGGCTCGAGGCCGACATCGCCGTGCTCAACGAGCAGGCGGGCGCGCCCGACCTGTGGGACGACACCGCGAACGCGCAGAAGGTCACGAGCGCGCTGAGCCACCGGCAGAGCGAGCTCAAGCGCATCACCGAGCTGCAGGCCAAGCTCGACGACCTCGACGTGCTCATCGAGATGGCGCGCGAGGCCGATGACGACGACGCGGCCGCCGAGGCGGCGAGCGAGCTCGATGACATCGAGAAGGCGCTCGCCGACATGGAGGTGCAGACCCTCCTCGACGGCGAGTACGACGCGCGCCCCGCCGTCGTCACGATCCGCGCGGGAGCGGGCGGCGTCGACGCGGCCGACTTCGCCGACATGCTGCTGCGCATGTACCTGCGCTGGGCCGAGCAGCACAAGTACTCGACGACCGTCATGGACATCTCGTACGCCGAGGAGGCGGGCATCAAGAGCGCGACCTTCGAAGTGGATGCGCCCCACGCCTTCGGCATCCTCAGCGTCGAGGCGGGAACCCACCGCCTCGTGCGCATGTCGCCGTTCGGCGCCGCGGGCAAGCGGCAGACGAGCTTCGCCGCGGTCGAGGTCATCCCGCTGCTCGAGGAGAGCGCGGAGATCGAGGTGCCCGAGTCGGACATCCGCGTCGATGTCTTCCGCTCGTCGGGCCCCGGAGGGCAGTCGGTCAACACGACCGACTCGGCCGTGCGCATCACCCACCTGCCGACCGGCCTCGTCGTGTCGATGCAGAACGAGAAGAGCCAGATCCAGAACCGCGCTGCAGCGATGCGCGTGCTGCAGTCGCGCCTCCTCATCATGCAGAAAGAGCAGGAGGCGGCGACCAAGAAAGAGCTCGCCGGCACCATCACGGCGAGCTGGGGCGACCAGATGCGCTCGTACGTGCTCGCGCCGTACCAGATGGTGAAAGACCTGCGCACCGAGCACGAGGTCAACAACCCCTCGGCCGTGTTCGACGGCGACCTCGACGGCTTCATCGCCGCGGGCATCAAGTGGCGCAAGCAGCGCCCGGTCGACTAA